The genomic window CTGTGGTATATCTATTTTTAAGATGCAAGCGACTTGAATAATGATTGCAAATTTTTATCTTATGTCGTTGTAATTGAGAGTGATCCTATTTTATTTATGCAGGAACGCAGACTCCCACTCAAGCATTTGCCAATACTGCTATAGAGCAATCAGAATTTCAAGGTCGACGGGGTGGAAGTAGAGTAGCTAGTTACTCAGCTACATTTGTAATAGATACTCCCTCAACTCGAATCGAAAAATTGGAGTCCGTATCAGCTATACCTTTTTACAAAGTTAAAAGCCATGAGGAGCTAAGATGGGAGTACTATGAATTGGGAAAAAAAGGTACATTTATTTTAATCGTAAAATATAAGCTTAATTATACTTTTGGTTCCTCTATTTTATCACACTAACAAAAATAGTCCCCATTTTCTTAAGTCGAACTTATTGTTCCATCAAGTATCACatttgtgaaattttttgtttcattggCGATGACTGATAATTCTGTAATGCAGATATCGGTACCTCTGCTGAGACTATTTTTACATTGGTGTCCATATTAGCCATGCCAGCTTACAAAGATAAAAGCCATGAAGAGCTAAGATGGGAGGACTATCAATTGGGAGATAAAGGTacatctttttttaattttaaaatataaataatttgacaattttgttgattttcatTGGTGATGATTGAAGGACTAATGTTTGAAATCGTTTGTTTTCTTTTGCTGTCTTAAATAGGTGGTGGAAGTAGCTTCGGTGGAACTCCAGGCATGTTTGACAGGGCTACCCCCCAGAATTCCATCGTTGCACAACAAGCACCGATCAATACAAACCCATTTGGAACACTTCCTGCTTTGCCTCAGATGTCAATTGGTCGAGTTGGAAACACTCCTTCCGTTCAATATGGTGGACCACTTCCCTCTGCTGTTCAGTCAACTGGTATGGAAGGATTTAATTTATCTACGATACAGACAGATGCCTTTTCGCCTTCACCTGTATTTGATCAATCATCAGCCAATCCCTTCTCTAGCACAACTCCTAATCCTAACCGATTTGAAGGAAGACATTCGATGGGACGTTCATTGGTGATTTTGACAAGAACAATGACTGTGACAGTGGTGATCAGTGGATGGAATATTTTTGCGTAGACTGTTAGACACAGGTGTGGGCGAGAGCAACTCTTTTATTCATTCCATTTGAGCAATGTGTCTAGCTCAAAGGAGTTGTACAAATAAGCTAGTAGAACTAAAGTAGACTGAATGCTGATTTTTACATCATGTGATTGATTATTTTGAttatataaaatcatattatttggATTACATGTtataaaaagtgatataaggGTTTAATCAACATTCATTGTCAGCTTAAATAAGATCTATAAATATTCATGAGCAGTACTTCtgtttcaattaaattttcatcGAATATTTGTGTAAAGTTAGTTTGCATTAACCATACATATCCTTaaattcaaagtttttttttttgacaaacataaACTCATATAATTTCATTATATAATAAGTTTTCAATACAAGGAGGTATCCTCTCAAATAGGTAGCTACTAGACCGAGAAATGGCCGCTCTAGCAAGCGtatgagcaaccatattcgGCTGTCGCCTAATGGACTGCACCTCAAAGTCAAAATGCAAAGACACCATACATTTAATCTTATGAATAATAACGCTAAATTCAGACACACTGGTATGCACACTATGAGTTGCATCCGCTACATTTTTTGAATCAGTTTCAAATATAACATTAGTGAATCCTCTTTGTTCCACTTCCTTCATTGCTCCAAATAATGCTAGTGCTTCTCCTTCAATTATAGATCTTGTTCCTTGTATTCAAGAGCTACCTGCTAGCACAAACCTTCCCATATTGTCTCTTATACACCAGCCTGCGGTTGGTTTTCATTCTCATGATGAAACCCCGTGTCGACGTTGCATATGTTACGGTTTTTCCACAGAATCCACATCAACATTGCAGCCTTTCCAGCCGTGTTTCTATCTGTCTCTCTGCATATGTtcaaaatacattttcttatcGTGTTAAAACGCTGTAAACGCGGTAAAATAATCGACTCTAAACCTGCTGCCTGCCATGCGTTTCTGCTATCATTACATTCAAATAAAATGTGCCAATCATTTTCATTATCATTCTCGCATATAGGACAGTCCAGTGGGCATGTAACAAACCTTTCTTGCAATCGAATTCTCGTTGATAGGCAGTCTTTACAAATCCGCCATAATAAGTGTTTAGCTTTCGGCGGCGCCTACACTTTCCAAAGTCTTTTCCACTTCCCTTGTTCTGTCCTTGCCATATCATTTACTGTAGgatttaataataaattgtaaCCAGATTTTACACTATCTTTAAATTCAAAGTTAAgatattgaaatataataaaatatttgtttaaaacCTGTTGAAATTATGACACTAtcttaaataattaaattgaaagCTTGGTGATTCTATAAGTCAAAATGAACACCATACTTGAAACTTTCTTTTTGCTTAATTTATCTCCTACATCATTGAAACATTGTTTGGAAAAGTTAAACCATTAGATTATAGCATTTGCACATAAactaattagaaaataaaaacgagCTTTGCACCCTCATCAACCACTGAACCATAATTAAGATATGAATGTAATTTGAAGTAAGATACGAACAATCTACGGTTTTAAATATCAACAAATTTTGCAAATACAATTGCAACacttttaattaagaaaaacgATCATAAACATCTTACAAATTCTTATGAGAAACGCAGttttaaaatttgtgaaatagttttttaattcattaaataaaaatccaaaaatactttcaaatattTCTAACTATTCAaatctatttttcattgaaGTTAGGGTAAAATATGGTTTTAATCCTACTTTTATAGCAAGTTTTGGTTTTAATCCTACTAGTTTTTATCcctacaaatttttttcttttgtttttagtccctaataGGCAAggttttaacaattttttattttttaatataatatggACTTATATAAGTTTAAcacgatatatatatatatatatatatatatatatatatatatatatatatatatatatatatatatatatatatatatatatatatatatatatatataggggctgctaacttagacccagttgggtctaagttagcaaggtgcaccttttcagttggacaaaaatacccatgtttttaatttttgaaagaatagagcaacaggggcatttttgtaatttacccaacagtacacgcgcccccaccttcttttcccacccccaggacacgtgtcacgctattattggacaaaaatcacgcgcgtgcatcacacgcgccgacaggcgcgcgtgggtgaAGGCCaaacgcggagagagaaagccttttgaaaaggcaggccacgtgtcagcatatgattggctgcgttaatttttttccatttaatactttaaactcgattatttcgtcgtaaattaattttttattttttattttttataccaaaattcataatttttttttctctacaaatagagacttggttcgtttgatttggacacagaaaaaaaaacccaatttttcaataccttaatctcatttttcactaccttacatcaactcactgaaaccattctaccagaaaaatggtttcagagtacaaatctctgaaaccattctacaagctaaatggtttcagaagcaaataactaataatcaacttactgaaaccattctaccagcaaaatggtttcagattacaactctctgaaaccattgtaccgaataaatggtttcagaagcaaacacaattaataaattactcattgaaaccattctaccagtaaaatggtttcagaatacaactatgtgcaaccattctaccagtaaaatggtttcagaagcaaacattagtttttaattaccgttttatctcatttaattaactaaaaatagtttcaggtctccaaaaatttcataaaatataccaaaagttccagaatattatctactattttcctggtataatggtttcagtgagttggttgagtggtgcgtgttaaattacaacacacaagtaacgtatttagtagacaaaaaatgagattaaggtagtgaaaaattgcgttttttttcggtgtccaaatcaaacgaaccaagtctctatttgtagacaaaaacaaattatgaattttggtataaaaataaaaaaataaaaaattaatttacaacgaaataattgagttcaaagtattaaatgaacaaaaatcacgtccagccaaccattgtgtgacacgtgtcctacttttaaaaagcaaatttttctctctccaggttgtaatccagtgtggcgcaggcgctggaatctg from Trifolium pratense cultivar HEN17-A07 linkage group LG1, ARS_RC_1.1, whole genome shotgun sequence includes these protein-coding regions:
- the LOC123896662 gene encoding nuclear pore complex protein NUP98A-like; this translates as MFDSTNGSSVFCQYPSFGGFGSSPAQTSPFSSAIQSSQPAFGTSSIFGSSTPFGALSQPTFGSTGTPAFGTTSTPVFGMSSAPVFGTQTPTQAFANTAIEQSEFQGRRGGSRVASYSATFVIDTPSTRIEKLESVSAIPFYKVKSHEELRWEYYELGKKDIGTSAETIFTLVSILAMPAYKDKSHEELRWEDYQLGDKGGGSSFGGTPGMFDRATPQNSIVAQQAPINTNPFGTLPALPQMSIGRVGNTPSVQYGGPLPSAVQSTGMEGFNLSTIQTDAFSPSPVFDQSSANPFSSTTPNPNRFEGRHSMGRSLVILTRTMTVTVVISGWNIFA